In one window of Reinekea forsetii DNA:
- a CDS encoding FAD-dependent oxidoreductase: MNNNTVKKITDNWTLCPACQGRGQKSKAIRKSVRLRYQRDLAQFQTAPHAGTAPVRPKGHLDACQNCSGSGLIQGASQATLDRTPDYQNYPYLAIVGAGIGGVALAVACLHRRIPFTLFERDSGFAARSQGYGLTLQQASRAIEGLGIVSLEEGVVSTRHVVHTPDGTVIADWGIRDLAATALKSSTRTNVHIARQALRLALLEQLGDDTAVQWGHQLVQYSQTNGEGVELSFQVAGGTKQVKADLLVGADGIRSSVRQLLMGEDVAPLRYLGCIVILGICPLDAIDGVDRALLDSATVFQTANGHERIYLMPYAADSIMWQLSYPMPEQAAQALSAQGPEALKAEALRRCQWHAPIPQILTATHEAQISGYPVYDRALLESSQLQQGAQVTLIGDAAHPMSPFKGQGANQALLDALALARAITKNCGPSTPWRQQGLRASVLNEFEAEMLARSATKVKDSAEAAQFLHSDVVLHEGNEPRGRVLQRAEDKK; the protein is encoded by the coding sequence GTGAACAACAACACAGTAAAGAAAATCACCGATAACTGGACCCTTTGCCCAGCATGTCAGGGCCGCGGTCAGAAAAGTAAGGCCATTCGCAAGAGTGTGCGGTTGCGCTACCAGCGGGACTTAGCGCAATTTCAAACAGCGCCGCACGCCGGCACGGCCCCCGTTCGGCCCAAGGGGCACCTTGACGCCTGCCAAAATTGCAGCGGCTCAGGGTTAATTCAGGGCGCCAGTCAAGCCACATTGGACCGCACCCCCGATTATCAGAACTACCCCTATCTAGCCATTGTTGGCGCTGGCATAGGCGGAGTCGCGCTCGCGGTGGCCTGCTTACATCGCCGAATTCCCTTTACTCTCTTTGAACGCGACAGTGGCTTCGCGGCACGATCTCAGGGGTACGGCCTTACCTTGCAGCAGGCCAGTCGGGCGATCGAGGGTCTGGGCATCGTGTCCCTGGAGGAGGGGGTGGTTTCGACCCGGCATGTGGTTCACACCCCCGATGGCACGGTGATCGCCGACTGGGGCATCCGCGACTTGGCCGCAACGGCGCTTAAAAGCTCGACGCGCACCAATGTGCACATCGCTCGGCAAGCGTTGCGTTTGGCCTTGCTTGAGCAGCTCGGTGACGACACCGCGGTGCAGTGGGGTCATCAGTTGGTGCAGTACAGCCAGACAAACGGTGAGGGTGTTGAACTGAGCTTTCAAGTTGCGGGGGGCACAAAGCAGGTTAAAGCCGATCTGTTAGTGGGCGCGGATGGCATTCGCAGCTCGGTGCGGCAGTTACTGATGGGCGAGGACGTCGCGCCATTGCGTTACCTGGGGTGTATTGTGATTTTGGGCATTTGTCCGCTCGACGCGATTGATGGAGTGGACCGTGCCTTGCTGGATTCAGCCACGGTATTCCAGACCGCCAATGGCCATGAGCGGATTTACCTCATGCCCTATGCAGCCGATTCTATTATGTGGCAACTGAGTTACCCCATGCCCGAGCAGGCGGCGCAAGCCTTGAGCGCGCAAGGCCCCGAGGCACTCAAAGCAGAGGCGCTGCGCCGTTGTCAGTGGCACGCTCCCATCCCACAAATCTTAACGGCCACTCATGAAGCGCAAATTTCTGGCTATCCGGTGTACGACCGAGCCTTGCTTGAGTCAAGCCAGTTGCAGCAAGGCGCGCAGGTTACCCTGATCGGCGATGCGGCCCATCCTATGAGCCCCTTTAAAGGCCAGGGCGCAAATCAAGCCTTGCTCGATGCGCTCGCGCTGGCTCGAGCAATCACAAAAAACTGTGGTCCCTCAACGCCATGGCGGCAGCAGGGTCTAAGGGCGAGTGTGTTAAATGAATTTGAAGCGGAAATGCTGGCACGCAGTGCCACTAAGGTGAAGGATTCCGCCGAGGCCGCGCAATTCCTGCACTCCGATGTCGTGCTGCATGAGGGCAACGAACCCAGAGGGAGGGTGTTGCAGAGAGCAGAAGATAAAAAATAA
- a CDS encoding DUF1330 domain-containing protein → MAYERIMGLDVIDDQGYKAYRAAMMPILQSFGGAFGFDFRVSEVLLSKTEDKINRLFTIAFPSQKHMDDFFTDPEYLAVKAKYFDVSVNSKTIISTHETNP, encoded by the coding sequence ATGGCATATGAACGCATAATGGGTCTGGACGTGATCGATGACCAAGGCTATAAGGCCTATCGAGCGGCCATGATGCCGATCTTACAGTCCTTTGGAGGGGCCTTTGGTTTCGATTTTCGGGTGTCGGAAGTCTTGCTGTCCAAAACCGAGGATAAAATTAATCGCCTGTTTACGATTGCTTTCCCAAGTCAAAAACATATGGACGATTTTTTCACAGACCCAGAGTATCTCGCGGTCAAAGCAAAATATTTTGATGTATCCGTTAACAGCAAAACGATAATATCCACCCATGAGACCAATCCATAA
- a CDS encoding PaaI family thioesterase produces the protein MVSQDEMDTFLKSEFPQTQCTVESLGDMSATVRHPVGFNELRPGGTVSGPVLMTVADVALYVAILGEIGLVALTVTTSLTINFLRKPASGKDIIAVCTLLKVGKTLAVGEVSLYSEGNTDPVAHVVGTYAIPPKRVA, from the coding sequence ATGGTTTCACAAGACGAAATGGACACCTTCTTGAAGTCTGAATTCCCTCAAACCCAATGCACCGTCGAGTCCTTGGGCGATATGTCTGCCACCGTCAGGCACCCCGTGGGCTTCAATGAACTGCGCCCGGGTGGCACCGTGTCAGGGCCGGTTTTGATGACCGTCGCCGATGTGGCCCTATACGTCGCCATTTTGGGCGAAATTGGCCTGGTCGCGCTAACCGTCACCACGAGTCTGACCATCAACTTCCTGCGCAAACCCGCCTCGGGCAAAGACATTATTGCCGTGTGCACGCTCTTGAAGGTCGGCAAGACACTGGCGGTGGGCGAGGTGTCACTCTACTCAGAGGGCAATACCGACCCCGTGGCACATGTCGTGGGTACCTACGCCATTCCGCCCAAAAGGGTCGCCTGA
- a CDS encoding alpha/beta fold hydrolase yields the protein MFGETFTKVKINTSGAQINLVHGGSGRPLLLLHGYPQTHVIWHQIAPILAQNFHVICPDLRGYGDSSTPPSTADHYPYSKRAMAADMIEVMASLGYDEFFVVGHDRGARVTHRMALDHPEAILKACVMDIAPTRHVFQHTDQQLATGYYHWFFLIQPDGLPERMIGADPGYYLKEKLKRWSAPGAVFAAAAVAEYVRCYTKPESIHATCEDYRAGASIDLEHDEADSQTKISCPLLVLWGANGFVSRTYKVLDVWQQYAEQLTGAALACGHFLPEEAPEAVCDELLQFFGRH from the coding sequence ATGTTCGGAGAGACCTTTACAAAGGTTAAAATCAACACCAGTGGCGCGCAAATTAACCTGGTACACGGCGGCTCGGGTCGACCCCTGCTGTTATTGCATGGCTATCCGCAAACCCATGTGATTTGGCATCAGATTGCCCCAATATTGGCGCAAAACTTCCATGTAATATGCCCCGATCTGCGCGGCTATGGCGACAGTTCGACGCCACCGAGCACCGCAGATCATTATCCCTATTCGAAGCGCGCGATGGCTGCGGACATGATCGAAGTGATGGCGTCGCTGGGTTACGATGAGTTTTTTGTGGTCGGTCACGATCGCGGTGCTCGGGTGACCCATCGGATGGCCTTAGACCATCCTGAGGCCATTCTGAAGGCCTGTGTGATGGATATTGCACCGACGCGTCATGTCTTTCAACATACCGACCAACAGCTCGCCACGGGCTACTATCATTGGTTTTTTCTGATCCAGCCAGATGGCTTGCCCGAGCGGATGATCGGTGCGGACCCCGGCTATTATCTTAAAGAGAAACTCAAGCGCTGGAGCGCACCCGGTGCGGTGTTTGCCGCCGCCGCGGTGGCGGAATACGTGCGCTGTTACACCAAGCCGGAATCCATTCACGCAACCTGTGAGGATTATCGTGCTGGCGCGAGCATTGACCTGGAACACGATGAGGCCGATAGCCAGACTAAGATAAGTTGCCCTCTGCTGGTCTTGTGGGGTGCAAATGGCTTTGTCAGTCGCACCTATAAGGTGCTGGATGTCTGGCAGCAGTATGCCGAGCAACTTACCGGCGCTGCCTTGGCGTGTGGACACTTTCTGCCCGAGGAAGCACCTGAGGCGGTTTGTGACGAGCTGCTTCAATTCTTTGGCAGGCACTAA
- a CDS encoding SDR family oxidoreductase yields the protein MSNEKVLLTGISGFIGLHCAQQLLNAGFDVRGSVRNASKEKEVRETLSAASVDTTNLSIVELDLTSDKGWDDAATGCDYVMHVASPFAIANPKTEDEMFIPAVEGTLRALRAGQKAGVKRVVLTSSVVAMFGSMKTGTFGPKDWTDTTSVQVNTYAKSKTLAEKAAWDFIENQAGETPMEMVSVNPGGVFGPPLGRDITGQSMAMLDQMLRGKMPMLPKMSFPMVDVRDVAKLHVQAMTTADAAGKRIVASTAQPGSFIEAAQILKDQGYKGPSTRVAPSSLLRFVALFDREVKGMVGMLDMNLMADNAQTLSLFNWTPIEFKQSVLDAAAAVQDITR from the coding sequence ATGAGTAACGAAAAAGTATTGCTTACGGGTATTTCTGGTTTTATTGGGCTTCATTGTGCCCAGCAGCTTTTGAATGCAGGCTTCGACGTGCGCGGATCGGTGCGCAACGCCAGTAAAGAGAAGGAAGTACGTGAAACACTTTCTGCAGCATCCGTTGATACGACAAATCTATCCATCGTCGAACTCGACCTGACCTCCGACAAGGGTTGGGACGACGCTGCAACTGGTTGCGACTATGTGATGCATGTTGCCTCTCCCTTTGCTATTGCGAACCCTAAGACCGAAGATGAGATGTTTATTCCAGCGGTTGAAGGCACCTTACGCGCGCTCCGAGCCGGTCAAAAAGCAGGTGTAAAGCGAGTAGTACTGACCAGCTCGGTGGTCGCAATGTTTGGCAGTATGAAGACGGGAACATTTGGCCCTAAAGACTGGACCGACACCACCTCGGTGCAGGTCAACACCTACGCCAAGAGTAAGACCCTGGCCGAAAAAGCCGCCTGGGACTTTATTGAGAATCAGGCTGGAGAAACGCCAATGGAAATGGTCAGCGTGAACCCGGGTGGCGTATTCGGCCCGCCATTGGGTCGTGATATCACGGGACAAAGCATGGCTATGCTGGATCAGATGCTGCGCGGGAAAATGCCCATGCTACCCAAGATGTCCTTCCCAATGGTCGATGTCCGTGACGTTGCAAAGCTGCATGTCCAAGCTATGACCACTGCCGATGCCGCGGGAAAACGCATTGTCGCGTCAACGGCACAGCCCGGTAGCTTTATCGAAGCCGCTCAAATCCTCAAAGACCAGGGCTACAAAGGGCCCAGCACGAGAGTGGCACCCAGTTCTCTGCTGCGCTTCGTGGCGCTCTTTGATCGGGAAGTAAAGGGTATGGTTGGCATGCTGGACATGAACCTCATGGCTGACAACGCACAAACGCTTTCTTTGTTTAACTGGACACCAATAGAATTTAAGCAATCGGTGCTGGACGCTGCTGCCGCAGTGCAGGACATAACGCGCTAG
- a CDS encoding YdeI/OmpD-associated family protein: MTQIDTRSQFTAKLMRPAQPTGELPWAFVILPKSASNKLPRRGRTTVEGILNAQPFQAMLEPDGQLSHWLRLSQALLSATGLQSGDMVTLDIWAIEQEPEPDAPSDLREALAAAPEARTIWEETTVLARLDWIHWVCSAKQAKTRAKRIKDACSMLASGKRRVCCFDPSGFYSKALSAPKSVV; encoded by the coding sequence ATGACCCAAATCGACACCCGATCTCAGTTCACCGCCAAGCTCATGCGGCCAGCGCAACCAACAGGCGAGTTACCCTGGGCTTTTGTGATTTTGCCCAAGAGCGCGAGCAATAAACTGCCCCGGCGCGGCCGGACGACCGTTGAAGGTATCCTCAACGCTCAACCTTTTCAGGCGATGCTCGAGCCGGATGGCCAGTTGAGTCATTGGTTGCGACTCAGTCAGGCCTTGCTTAGCGCGACCGGTTTGCAAAGCGGTGATATGGTGACACTGGACATCTGGGCCATTGAGCAAGAACCAGAACCCGACGCGCCATCAGACTTGCGAGAGGCGCTTGCCGCAGCACCTGAGGCGCGAACCATTTGGGAAGAGACAACGGTGCTTGCTCGGTTAGACTGGATTCATTGGGTCTGTTCTGCCAAACAGGCCAAAACGCGCGCCAAGCGGATCAAGGATGCCTGTTCCATGCTTGCTTCTGGAAAGCGACGCGTATGCTGTTTTGATCCTTCTGGGTTCTATAGTAAAGCGCTTAGCGCGCCCAAAAGCGTCGTCTGA
- the arsB gene encoding ACR3 family arsenite efflux transporter has protein sequence MPKNTLSIFERYLTLWVLLCIVGGTLLGAVRPSFATTLNDFSVYQVSIPIAVCLFFMMYPIMVKIDFSQVLKSSNAIKPVLLTLFINWAIKPFSMLAISYLFLGYLFKDLLPGTEILATGETVELWRSYIAGTILLGIAPCTAMVLMWGHLAKGNDGLTLVMVALNSLLMLLLYGPLGGLLLNVNAMPVPWQTMVLSVSIYVALPLMAGYVSRKGVIQAKGLLWFNQVFVPWLTPVSIMALLSTLILLFSFKGDVIIGNPLTILWIAIPLIFQTLVIFSLGYFALSRWCRLSYDNAAPVSLIGASNHFEVAIASAVVLFGLSSGAALATVVGVLIEVPLMLLLVSLCHRTRHLFDYHRAV, from the coding sequence ATGCCGAAAAATACATTATCAATTTTTGAACGTTATTTGACTCTGTGGGTGTTGCTTTGCATTGTTGGCGGCACCTTGTTAGGAGCAGTTAGACCGTCTTTTGCCACCACCCTGAATGACTTCTCTGTTTATCAGGTGTCCATTCCGATAGCGGTTTGTTTGTTTTTTATGATGTACCCTATCATGGTCAAAATAGACTTTTCGCAAGTTCTCAAATCATCGAATGCGATCAAGCCCGTTCTGCTCACGCTGTTCATCAACTGGGCGATTAAACCCTTTAGCATGTTGGCCATTTCCTATTTGTTTTTAGGGTACCTATTCAAAGATCTGTTACCCGGCACCGAGATCTTAGCCACTGGCGAAACGGTCGAGTTGTGGCGCAGTTATATAGCCGGTACGATTCTGTTGGGCATTGCGCCCTGTACGGCGATGGTGCTGATGTGGGGGCACTTAGCCAAAGGCAATGACGGGCTGACACTGGTTATGGTGGCACTCAACTCACTGCTAATGCTTTTGCTATATGGACCCTTGGGCGGTCTATTGCTCAATGTGAATGCCATGCCGGTACCCTGGCAGACCATGGTCTTGTCGGTCTCTATTTACGTCGCTTTGCCATTAATGGCGGGTTATGTTTCCCGAAAAGGTGTTATTCAGGCCAAGGGTTTGCTCTGGTTTAACCAGGTCTTTGTGCCGTGGTTGACCCCGGTTAGCATCATGGCGCTGCTGAGTACGCTAATCTTACTTTTTTCGTTCAAGGGAGACGTAATTATTGGCAATCCGCTAACCATCCTCTGGATAGCCATACCCCTAATATTTCAAACTCTAGTTATCTTTTCCCTCGGCTATTTTGCCCTGTCCCGATGGTGCAGACTGTCTTATGACAACGCCGCGCCCGTGTCATTAATTGGCGCCTCCAACCACTTTGAAGTAGCGATCGCGAGCGCGGTTGTGCTCTTTGGTTTGTCCTCTGGGGCGGCCCTGGCTACCGTAGTGGGTGTGTTGATTGAGGTGCCCTTGATGTTACTGCTGGTGTCCCTGTGTCACCGAACGAGGCATTTATTCGACTACCACCGGGCGGTTTAG
- a CDS encoding histone deacetylase family protein — protein sequence MKAVYDKAHWQRHPKTELDGGQLVTPYESPERAEYVKSSVTESGIAQWLDPKDFGLAAITRTHDAAYIDFLTTCWQQWQDTGKAGEAIPAVWPGRRMQQVVPTDIDGQLGYYSFAAESSISDGTWEAAYASCQVALTAAEQVGHGEHAFGLCRPPGHHAAFDYFGGYCFINNAAVCAQYLLDQGDQKIAILDVDFHHGNGTQDIFYRRADVHFFSLHGDPLLVFPHFSGYENEIGAGPGEGANHNWVYGPGTTFAQWQVGLNEALQLIQAGGFDRLIISLGVDTFEHDPISFFKLTTDDYLSVGAAIASVQLPTLFLLEGGYAVEAIGVNVAKVLIGFEQQP from the coding sequence ATGAAAGCAGTTTATGACAAGGCTCATTGGCAACGTCATCCCAAGACCGAATTGGACGGCGGCCAACTGGTCACGCCCTACGAAAGTCCCGAACGCGCCGAGTATGTTAAGTCGAGCGTAACCGAGTCGGGTATTGCCCAATGGTTGGACCCGAAAGATTTTGGTTTGGCGGCCATTACCCGAACTCACGATGCCGCCTATATTGATTTCTTAACCACCTGCTGGCAACAATGGCAGGACACCGGCAAGGCGGGTGAAGCCATTCCCGCCGTGTGGCCGGGTAGACGCATGCAGCAGGTTGTGCCCACAGACATCGATGGCCAATTGGGCTATTACAGTTTTGCGGCCGAATCGTCGATCAGTGATGGTACTTGGGAAGCCGCCTACGCCAGTTGCCAAGTCGCCCTGACCGCGGCTGAGCAGGTTGGCCACGGCGAGCATGCCTTTGGCCTGTGTCGGCCACCGGGCCATCATGCGGCCTTTGACTACTTCGGTGGTTATTGCTTTATTAATAACGCCGCCGTGTGCGCGCAGTATCTTCTCGATCAGGGCGATCAAAAAATTGCCATTTTGGACGTGGATTTCCATCACGGCAATGGCACCCAAGATATTTTCTATCGACGCGCGGATGTGCACTTTTTCAGTCTGCACGGTGATCCCTTGCTGGTGTTTCCGCACTTTAGCGGCTACGAAAATGAAATCGGTGCTGGGCCAGGTGAGGGGGCGAATCATAACTGGGTCTACGGTCCGGGTACCACCTTTGCGCAATGGCAGGTCGGTCTGAACGAAGCGCTGCAGCTTATCCAGGCAGGCGGCTTCGATCGCTTGATTATTTCCTTAGGCGTCGACACCTTCGAGCATGATCCCATTTCCTTCTTTAAGCTTACCACGGACGACTACCTAAGCGTTGGCGCTGCCATCGCTTCGGTGCAGCTGCCGACCTTATTTTTATTGGAAGGCGGCTACGCGGTGGAAGCCATCGGGGTCAATGTTGCCAAGGTCTTGATTGGCTTTGAACAACAGCCCTAG
- a CDS encoding TetR/AcrR family transcriptional regulator, whose product MSADTVKVSRGRPKTLNRDHIIDVAMRAYWQEGAAGVSVNEICRRANVSKPGLYREFKNEDGLMQAVLVAYQNQMLTPILQSLTTDAPFRETLENLVSFVTQAQDNQALPKGCLLVKMHESRMRVGAATREQIDRSHQQFLTAYEQWIERAKARGEFLADLPSQFAASYVDTQVSSALSQIARGEPHSNVKKTLLLAFSMLR is encoded by the coding sequence ATGAGTGCAGACACCGTGAAGGTTTCAAGAGGGCGACCGAAGACCCTCAATCGTGATCATATAATTGATGTAGCCATGCGAGCTTATTGGCAAGAGGGCGCTGCTGGTGTATCGGTAAATGAGATTTGTAGAAGAGCCAACGTCTCTAAGCCGGGCCTGTACCGTGAATTCAAAAATGAAGATGGCTTGATGCAAGCGGTGCTTGTCGCATATCAAAACCAAATGCTGACACCAATACTGCAAAGCCTGACCACCGATGCCCCGTTTAGAGAGACGCTCGAGAATCTGGTGTCCTTTGTGACCCAGGCCCAAGATAATCAAGCGTTACCCAAGGGATGCCTGTTGGTGAAAATGCATGAGTCACGTATGCGGGTGGGGGCTGCGACTCGAGAACAAATAGACCGTAGCCATCAGCAATTCTTGACCGCATACGAACAATGGATCGAGCGCGCGAAGGCAAGAGGTGAATTTCTGGCAGACCTGCCATCACAATTTGCTGCGAGCTATGTCGACACCCAAGTCAGCAGTGCTCTGTCCCAAATAGCACGGGGTGAGCCGCATTCTAATGTGAAAAAAACACTCTTGTTGGCTTTTTCTATGCTGAGGTAA
- a CDS encoding LysR substrate-binding domain-containing protein: MATANGAKKQPATESHAPAGIAAGFGISILSKWAVQSAINNKSIAVVSVGADQLDLAWSALVRESEPPSAAARIVSRRLAEWFRSQPTATFIPAR; this comes from the coding sequence GTGGCGACGGCCAACGGCGCCAAAAAACAGCCCGCCACCGAAAGCCACGCGCCGGCAGGAATAGCCGCGGGGTTTGGCATTAGCATTCTGTCAAAATGGGCCGTTCAGTCGGCGATAAATAACAAGAGTATCGCGGTGGTAAGCGTCGGCGCCGATCAGCTCGATCTGGCGTGGTCAGCATTGGTCCGCGAATCAGAACCACCATCGGCGGCGGCAAGAATTGTCTCGCGTAGACTGGCCGAATGGTTTCGGTCCCAGCCGACGGCTACATTTATACCGGCGCGGTAA